The Devosia sp. MC521 genome has a segment encoding these proteins:
- a CDS encoding CHASE3 domain-containing protein produces the protein MPISNKTFIRSTALLMLTGLIALIGIVGTNIWLVERSQGYFQEVIDARSIRRASVDLLGSLQDMETGQRGYLLTQDRKYLEPYEQHIEAIDRNLADLNASLSQIENAQESLQRLSTNIAYKRAELADTLTLADSQGFPDAIERVRSDSGKQAMDDIRAFLTAVMTGADDRISAGAENQENTINFLRLITVVGGAVILLVVSGSIWTMISYMRELALARKEIEEANLGLEARVADRTKELGKANEEIQRFAYIVTHDLRAPLVNVMGFTSEMETGVAAVRTYMELHPPAPGDTVAEEAYLAASEDLPEAVTFIRAATRKMDSLINAILKISREGRRTLRPESIDLKRLVENSAAAVHHQLVEGQGEINIDVKVNELFTDRLSVEQVLGNILDNAIKYQSPNRPLHVRITARNAPGNRVIIDVADNGRGIADTDHERVFELFRRSGTQNNPGEGIGLAHVRTMARSLGGDVKLSSKLGAGTTFTVDLPRDLRAYLKGNGA, from the coding sequence ATGCCAATTAGCAACAAAACATTCATCCGATCGACAGCACTCTTAATGCTCACCGGCTTGATCGCCCTGATCGGCATCGTCGGGACCAATATTTGGTTGGTCGAGCGCTCCCAAGGCTATTTCCAGGAAGTTATTGATGCGCGCTCCATACGCCGCGCATCTGTCGACCTACTCGGATCATTGCAGGATATGGAAACCGGGCAGCGCGGCTATTTGCTGACCCAGGACCGAAAATATCTTGAGCCATACGAACAGCATATTGAGGCAATCGATCGGAACCTGGCCGATCTGAATGCGAGCCTCAGCCAAATTGAAAACGCTCAAGAGTCGTTGCAGCGACTGAGCACCAATATCGCCTACAAGCGCGCCGAGCTCGCGGACACCCTAACCCTCGCTGATAGCCAAGGTTTCCCTGACGCGATTGAGCGGGTCCGCAGCGATAGTGGTAAGCAAGCGATGGATGACATCCGGGCTTTCCTCACGGCTGTGATGACAGGCGCGGATGATCGAATCTCTGCCGGTGCTGAGAACCAAGAAAACACGATCAATTTTCTCCGCCTCATCACGGTCGTGGGCGGCGCGGTCATTCTGCTGGTGGTCAGCGGCTCCATCTGGACCATGATTTCCTACATGCGCGAACTGGCCCTTGCGCGCAAAGAGATTGAAGAAGCGAACCTCGGGCTCGAAGCGCGCGTCGCTGATCGCACCAAAGAGCTGGGCAAGGCGAATGAGGAAATCCAGCGTTTCGCCTATATCGTCACGCACGATCTGCGCGCCCCGCTCGTCAACGTCATGGGCTTCACCAGTGAGATGGAAACAGGCGTTGCAGCCGTGCGGACCTATATGGAACTGCACCCGCCTGCCCCCGGCGACACAGTGGCTGAGGAAGCCTATCTGGCCGCCTCTGAAGATCTTCCCGAGGCCGTCACCTTTATTCGCGCTGCCACGCGCAAGATGGATAGCCTCATCAACGCTATTCTCAAAATCTCCCGCGAAGGGCGGCGCACCTTGCGCCCTGAATCTATTGATCTCAAACGGCTCGTTGAAAATTCGGCGGCGGCCGTCCATCATCAACTCGTCGAAGGGCAAGGCGAGATCAATATCGACGTCAAGGTCAACGAGCTGTTCACCGACCGGCTGTCTGTCGAGCAGGTCTTGGGCAATATTCTCGATAATGCCATCAAATACCAAAGCCCAAATCGGCCGCTACACGTTCGGATCACGGCGCGGAACGCGCCCGGCAATCGCGTGATCATTGATGTCGCAGATAATGGGCGCGGCATTGCTGACACTGACCACGAACGCGTCTTCGAGCTCTTCCGCCGCTCTGGCACCCAAAACAATCCAGGCGAAGGCATTGGCCTCGCCCACGTCCGCACCATGGCCCGCAGCCTCGGCGGCGACGTAAAACTCTCATCCAAACTCGGTGCAGGCACCACCTTCACCGTCGATCTTCCGCGCGATCTGCGCGCATACCTAAAGGGAAATGGGGCATGA